The Xiphias gladius isolate SHS-SW01 ecotype Sanya breed wild chromosome 9, ASM1685928v1, whole genome shotgun sequence genome window below encodes:
- the LOC120794290 gene encoding protein phosphatase 1 regulatory subunit 3C-B-like isoform X1 — protein sequence MAVRICLASSPPLHSFLATTALPSAAKEISSSSSARLRRKKKKSVVFADSQGLALTVIHIFDEAEDNLLTELQFYLTEIEDATATLHLGGSKDPADYGSNLVLDFNQPAVDYLDLRNRLKAQQVCLETCSVQERLLSGTVQVRNICFEKSVSVRITFDSWCSFQDVQCRYLNNVYGCPDTDTFSFSVSVPQLLKPSNGVEFCIQYQTENRTFWDNNNGNNYRLVVADPNGSPNRSTESTAALEIKREGIGEKREEMEFDPFGSPRTSAGIFPEWQSWGCVETGAPYCHGPDHWKQLCPAQDPESHRCHGEKPWCRWYLHPSVRLGWSGVEEPSPLLQPVPTRKSSTRCTSFTVVGVTRGMSQAATSLQQWRRASTTSTCV from the exons ATGGCTGTGAGGATCTGCCTGGccagctctcctcctctgcactCCTTCCTCG CAACCACAGCCTTGCCATCAGCGGCCAAAgagatcagcagcagcagctcggcGAGGctaaggaggaagaagaagaagagcgtGGTGTTTGCTGACTCTCAAGGTTTGGCGCTCACCGTCATCCACATCTTTGATGAGGCCGAGGACAACCTGCTGACTGAGCTGCAGTTCTACTTGACCGAGATAGAGGACGCCACAGCCACACTACACCTGGGAGGCAGCAAAG aTCCTGCAGATTATGGTTCAAACCTGGTTCTGGACTTCAACCAGCCAGCTGTAGACTATTTGGACCTGAGGAACAGACTCAAAGCCCAGCAAGTTTGTCTGGAGACCTGTTCTGTCCAAGAGCGCCTGCTCTCAGGCACCGTTCAGGTCCGAAACATCTGCTTTGAGAAGTCCGTCTCAGTCCGGATCACCTTTGACTCGTGGTGCTCCTTCCAGGACGTTCAGTGTCGGTATCTGAACAATGTGTACGGATGCCCCGACACCGACACCTTCTCCTTCTCAGTCTCAGTGCCGCAGCTCCTTAAGCCCTCCAATGGAGTGGAGTTCTGCATTCAGTACCAAACTGAGAACCGGACCTTCTGGGACAACAACAATGGGAACAACTATCGGCTGGTAGTGGCGGACCCAAATGGCAGCCCAAACCGGAGCACTGAGAGTACGGCAGCGCTGGAGATCAAGAGAGAAGGCATTGGAGAGAAGCGGGAGGAGATGGAGTTTGATCCCTTTGGCAGTCCCAGGACGTCAGCAGGGATTTTCCCTGAGTGGCAGAGCTGGGGTTGCGTAGAGACCGGCGCCCCCTACTG ccatGGTCCGGATCATTGGAAACAGCTATGTCCGGCGCAGGACCCAGAGAGCCACAGATGCCATGGGGAAAAACCATGGTGTCGATGGTATCTCCATCCATCGGTTCGGCTGGGGTGGTCTGGAGTGGAAGAGCCTTCTCCCCTTCTTCAACCAGTCCCTACGAGGAAGAGCAGTACCAGATGTACCTCATTCACTGTGGTGGGAGT
- the LOC120794290 gene encoding protein phosphatase 1 regulatory subunit 3C-B-like isoform X3: protein MAVRICLASSPPLHSFLATTALPSAAKEISSSSSARLRRKKKKSVVFADSQGLALTVIHIFDEAEDNLLTELQFYLTEIEDATATLHLGGSKDPADYGSNLVLDFNQPAVDYLDLRNRLKAQQVCLETCSVQERLLSGTVQVRNICFEKSVSVRITFDSWCSFQDVQCRYLNNVYGCPDTDTFSFSVSVPQLLKPSNGVEFCIQYQTENRTFWDNNNGNNYRLVVADPNGSPNRSTESTAALEIKREGIGEKREEMEFDPFGSPRTSAGIFPEWQSWGCVETGAPYWEDTARGMLQHLIVIAQ from the exons ATGGCTGTGAGGATCTGCCTGGccagctctcctcctctgcactCCTTCCTCG CAACCACAGCCTTGCCATCAGCGGCCAAAgagatcagcagcagcagctcggcGAGGctaaggaggaagaagaagaagagcgtGGTGTTTGCTGACTCTCAAGGTTTGGCGCTCACCGTCATCCACATCTTTGATGAGGCCGAGGACAACCTGCTGACTGAGCTGCAGTTCTACTTGACCGAGATAGAGGACGCCACAGCCACACTACACCTGGGAGGCAGCAAAG aTCCTGCAGATTATGGTTCAAACCTGGTTCTGGACTTCAACCAGCCAGCTGTAGACTATTTGGACCTGAGGAACAGACTCAAAGCCCAGCAAGTTTGTCTGGAGACCTGTTCTGTCCAAGAGCGCCTGCTCTCAGGCACCGTTCAGGTCCGAAACATCTGCTTTGAGAAGTCCGTCTCAGTCCGGATCACCTTTGACTCGTGGTGCTCCTTCCAGGACGTTCAGTGTCGGTATCTGAACAATGTGTACGGATGCCCCGACACCGACACCTTCTCCTTCTCAGTCTCAGTGCCGCAGCTCCTTAAGCCCTCCAATGGAGTGGAGTTCTGCATTCAGTACCAAACTGAGAACCGGACCTTCTGGGACAACAACAATGGGAACAACTATCGGCTGGTAGTGGCGGACCCAAATGGCAGCCCAAACCGGAGCACTGAGAGTACGGCAGCGCTGGAGATCAAGAGAGAAGGCATTGGAGAGAAGCGGGAGGAGATGGAGTTTGATCCCTTTGGCAGTCCCAGGACGTCAGCAGGGATTTTCCCTGAGTGGCAGAGCTGGGGTTGCGTAGAGACCGGCGCCCCCTACTG GGAGGACACAGCTAGAGGGATGTTACAACATCTGATTGTGATCGCCCAATAA
- the LOC120794290 gene encoding protein phosphatase 1 regulatory subunit 3C-B-like isoform X2 codes for MAVRICLASSPPLHSFLATTALPSAAKEISSSSSARLRRKKKKSVVFADSQGLALTVIHIFDEAEDNLLTELQFYLTEIEDATATLHLGGSKDPADYGSNLVLDFNQPAVDYLDLRNRLKAQQVCLETCSVQERLLSGTVQVRNICFEKSVSVRITFDSWCSFQDVQCRYLNNVYGCPDTDTFSFSVSVPQLLKPSNGVEFCIQYQTENRTFWDNNNGNNYRLVVADPNGSPNRSTESTAALEIKREGIGEKREEMEFDPFGSPRTSAGIFPEWQSWGCVETGAPYWCTCHHPDNETDTDHISTRWR; via the exons ATGGCTGTGAGGATCTGCCTGGccagctctcctcctctgcactCCTTCCTCG CAACCACAGCCTTGCCATCAGCGGCCAAAgagatcagcagcagcagctcggcGAGGctaaggaggaagaagaagaagagcgtGGTGTTTGCTGACTCTCAAGGTTTGGCGCTCACCGTCATCCACATCTTTGATGAGGCCGAGGACAACCTGCTGACTGAGCTGCAGTTCTACTTGACCGAGATAGAGGACGCCACAGCCACACTACACCTGGGAGGCAGCAAAG aTCCTGCAGATTATGGTTCAAACCTGGTTCTGGACTTCAACCAGCCAGCTGTAGACTATTTGGACCTGAGGAACAGACTCAAAGCCCAGCAAGTTTGTCTGGAGACCTGTTCTGTCCAAGAGCGCCTGCTCTCAGGCACCGTTCAGGTCCGAAACATCTGCTTTGAGAAGTCCGTCTCAGTCCGGATCACCTTTGACTCGTGGTGCTCCTTCCAGGACGTTCAGTGTCGGTATCTGAACAATGTGTACGGATGCCCCGACACCGACACCTTCTCCTTCTCAGTCTCAGTGCCGCAGCTCCTTAAGCCCTCCAATGGAGTGGAGTTCTGCATTCAGTACCAAACTGAGAACCGGACCTTCTGGGACAACAACAATGGGAACAACTATCGGCTGGTAGTGGCGGACCCAAATGGCAGCCCAAACCGGAGCACTGAGAGTACGGCAGCGCTGGAGATCAAGAGAGAAGGCATTGGAGAGAAGCGGGAGGAGATGGAGTTTGATCCCTTTGGCAGTCCCAGGACGTCAGCAGGGATTTTCCCTGAGTGGCAGAGCTGGGGTTGCGTAGAGACCGGCGCCCCCTACTG GTGTACATGTCATCATCCAGATAATGAGACCGACACAGATCATATTAGTACCAGGTGGAGATGA
- the LOC120794290 gene encoding protein phosphatase 1 regulatory subunit 3C-B-like isoform X4 encodes MAVRICLASSPPLHSFLATTALPSAAKEISSSSSARLRRKKKKSVVFADSQGLALTVIHIFDEAEDNLLTELQFYLTEIEDATATLHLGGSKDPADYGSNLVLDFNQPAVDYLDLRNRLKAQQVCLETCSVQERLLSGTVQVRNICFEKSVSVRITFDSWCSFQDVQCRYLNNVYGCPDTDTFSFSVSVPQLLKPSNGVEFCIQYQTENRTFWDNNNGNNYRLVVADPNGSPNRSTESTAALEIKREGIGEKREEMEFDPFGSPRTSAGIFPEWQSWGCVETGAPY; translated from the exons ATGGCTGTGAGGATCTGCCTGGccagctctcctcctctgcactCCTTCCTCG CAACCACAGCCTTGCCATCAGCGGCCAAAgagatcagcagcagcagctcggcGAGGctaaggaggaagaagaagaagagcgtGGTGTTTGCTGACTCTCAAGGTTTGGCGCTCACCGTCATCCACATCTTTGATGAGGCCGAGGACAACCTGCTGACTGAGCTGCAGTTCTACTTGACCGAGATAGAGGACGCCACAGCCACACTACACCTGGGAGGCAGCAAAG aTCCTGCAGATTATGGTTCAAACCTGGTTCTGGACTTCAACCAGCCAGCTGTAGACTATTTGGACCTGAGGAACAGACTCAAAGCCCAGCAAGTTTGTCTGGAGACCTGTTCTGTCCAAGAGCGCCTGCTCTCAGGCACCGTTCAGGTCCGAAACATCTGCTTTGAGAAGTCCGTCTCAGTCCGGATCACCTTTGACTCGTGGTGCTCCTTCCAGGACGTTCAGTGTCGGTATCTGAACAATGTGTACGGATGCCCCGACACCGACACCTTCTCCTTCTCAGTCTCAGTGCCGCAGCTCCTTAAGCCCTCCAATGGAGTGGAGTTCTGCATTCAGTACCAAACTGAGAACCGGACCTTCTGGGACAACAACAATGGGAACAACTATCGGCTGGTAGTGGCGGACCCAAATGGCAGCCCAAACCGGAGCACTGAGAGTACGGCAGCGCTGGAGATCAAGAGAGAAGGCATTGGAGAGAAGCGGGAGGAGATGGAGTTTGATCCCTTTGGCAGTCCCAGGACGTCAGCAGGGATTTTCCCTGAGTGGCAGAGCTGGGGTTGCGTAGAGACCGGCGCCCCCTACTG A